The Hirundo rustica isolate bHirRus1 chromosome 24, bHirRus1.pri.v3, whole genome shotgun sequence genome includes a window with the following:
- the BCAS2 gene encoding pre-mRNA-splicing factor SPF27 has protein sequence MSGPGLVAGDVVVDALPYFDQGYEAPGVREAAAALVEEETRRYRPTKNYLSYLPAHDYSAFETEIMRNEFERLAARQPLELLSMKRYELPAPSSGQKNDITAWQECVNNSMAQLEHQAVRIENLELMSQHGCNAWKVYNEHLVHMIEQAQKELQKLRKNIQDLNWQRKNMQLTAGAKLREMESTWVSLVSKNYEIERTIVQLENEISQIKQQHGEANKENIQQDFQ, from the exons ATGTCGGGCCCGGGGCTGGTGGCGGGGGACGTGGTGGTGGATGCGCTGCCCTACTTCGACCAGGGCTACGAGGCTCCGGGCGTGCGGGAGGCG GCCGCGGCGCTGGTGGAGGAGGAGACGCGGCGGTATCGGCCGACCAAGAACTACCTGAGCTACCTGCCCGCGCACGACTACAGCGCCTTCGAG ACCGAGATCATGCGGAACGAGTTCGAGCGCCTGGCGGCCcggcagcccctggagctgctcagtaTGAAGAG GTACGAGCTGCCGGCCCCATCCTCCGGGCAGAAGAACGACATCACGGCATGGCAGGAGTGTGTGAACAATTCCATGGCGCAGCTGGAGCACCAGGCCGTGCGCATCGAGAACCTGGAGCTCATGTCCCAGCACGGCTGCAATGCCTGGAAGGTGTACAACGA GCATCTGGTTCATATGATAGAACAAGCCCAGAAAGAGCTTCAGAAATTGAG GAAAAACATTCAAGACCTGAACTGGCAGAGGAAGAACATGCAGCTCACAGCTGGGGCTAAGCTTCGGGAGATGGAATCCAC gTGGGTCTCTCTTGTCAGTAAAAATTACGAGATTGAACGAACTATTGTGCAGCTGGAAAACGAAATTTCACAAATCAAGCAGCAGCATGGGGAAGCAAACAAGGAGAATATCCAGCAAGACTTTCAGTGA